A genomic segment from Armatimonadota bacterium encodes:
- a CDS encoding response regulator transcription factor, translated as MMAWQALSHLYQGRWPDAEAMARAALTESGISVITRIMALVALGRLLSRRGDAGARPLLDEALDLAAGTQTLQRLAPVHAARAEAAWLRGDRAATRAEALAAYDLAQRHAHPWFVGELAYWLWRADALPRSPTPCAEPFALQIAGNWAGAAEAWTRLCCPYEAARALAEAPEEGPLRKALGEFERLGARPMAGAVSRKLRLMGVRGIPRGPRPATRAHPAGLTAREAEIAQLIAQGLRNPEIATRMYLSVKTVDHHVSSVLAKLGVRSRAEVVREATRLGLLDGDG; from the coding sequence ATGATGGCCTGGCAGGCGCTCTCGCATCTGTACCAGGGGCGATGGCCCGACGCAGAGGCCATGGCCCGGGCGGCCCTAACGGAGTCGGGGATCAGCGTCATCACGCGCATCATGGCCCTCGTCGCCCTGGGCCGTCTGCTGTCGCGGCGGGGCGATGCCGGCGCCCGTCCGCTCCTTGATGAGGCGCTCGACCTGGCTGCGGGAACGCAGACCCTGCAGCGGCTGGCGCCGGTCCACGCCGCCCGGGCGGAGGCCGCGTGGCTGCGGGGAGATCGGGCGGCGACGCGTGCCGAGGCCCTCGCGGCCTATGACCTCGCTCAACGCCATGCCCATCCCTGGTTCGTCGGAGAACTGGCCTATTGGCTGTGGCGAGCGGACGCGCTCCCCCGCTCGCCCACGCCCTGCGCCGAGCCCTTCGCGTTGCAGATCGCCGGGAACTGGGCCGGCGCGGCCGAGGCCTGGACCCGGCTCTGTTGTCCCTACGAGGCGGCGCGCGCGCTGGCCGAAGCGCCGGAAGAAGGCCCGCTGCGAAAGGCGCTGGGGGAGTTCGAGCGGCTCGGGGCGCGCCCGATGGCCGGCGCGGTCAGCCGCAAGCTGCGCCTCATGGGCGTGCGGGGCATTCCGCGCGGACCGCGTCCTGCCACCCGCGCGCACCCCGCGGGCCTCACCGCGCGCGAGGCGGAGATCGCGCAGCTCATCGCCCAGGGGCTCCGCAATCCCGAGATCGCGACCCGGATGTACCTCTCCGTCAAGACGGTGGACCACCATGTCTCGTCGGTGCTGGCCAAGCTCGGCGTGCGCAGCCGGGCGGAGGTCGTCCGCGAGGCGACCAGGCTCGGCCTGCTGGATGGCGACGGATAG
- a CDS encoding cupredoxin domain-containing protein — protein MVVLVAIAFGQPSAAAVASVSPIVVEMTEFRFRPTTILLRAGRPAVIRLVNRGQIAHQFQAAALHRLPVTVVDTQTRIEAPGLEILRLQPGATATLSFVPRAGGRMPFACTIEGHQEAGMTGALVVR, from the coding sequence GTGGTCGTCCTCGTTGCGATCGCCTTCGGGCAGCCATCGGCTGCGGCGGTCGCATCCGTTTCCCCGATCGTCGTCGAGATGACCGAATTCCGCTTCCGTCCCACGACCATCCTGCTCCGCGCCGGCCGGCCGGCGGTCATCCGCCTGGTCAACCGCGGACAGATCGCCCACCAGTTCCAGGCCGCCGCGTTGCACCGCCTGCCCGTGACCGTCGTCGACACGCAGACGCGCATCGAAGCGCCCGGGCTGGAGATCCTCCGCCTGCAGCCCGGGGCGACCGCCACGCTATCCTTTGTCCCCCGCGCCGGGGGGCGGATGCCCTTCGCCTGCACGATCGAGGGGCACCAGGAAGCGGGGATGACCGGAGCGCTCGTGGTTCGCTAG